Proteins from one Telopea speciosissima isolate NSW1024214 ecotype Mountain lineage chromosome 1, Tspe_v1, whole genome shotgun sequence genomic window:
- the LOC122662377 gene encoding probable aspartyl protease At4g16563 isoform X1 encodes MNSYLSRFLCLSSLLFLFPSISSLADNKSIAVTLSLSKFNKNPSSDPWQKLNHLASASLIRARHLKNPQKSSLVYKTPLFPHGYGGYSISLSFGTPPQTVSFLMDTGSDLVWFPCTHHYTCSNCSFPNQDPSSISNFIPKLSSSSKIIGCQNPKCGWLHNSDVKSRCSGCEPNSRNCSQMCPNYIIIYGSGSTAGILLSETLDFPEKKKPNFVVGCSIFSAREPSGIAGFGRGPSSLPSQLRLKTFSYCLLSHSLDDTKESSLLVLNGDDKTTGISYTPFVKNPTTGNPAFSVYYYVGLKKITVGGKTVKIPYNYLSLGSEGNGGTIIDSGSTFTFMEKQVFDLVAREFETQVKTYKRALHIEALSGLRPCFGVSAEKNVSLPELVFHFKGGAKMALPLANYYSFVGNTGVVCMTVVTEGLVGTEISVGPSIILGNYQQQNFHVEYDLENQRLGFRQQSCGKSHGR; translated from the coding sequence ATGAATTCTTATCTTTCTAGGTTCCTCTGTCTTTCCTCTCTGctcttccttttcccttccATTTCATCGTTAGCAGATAACAAATCCATCGCTGTTACACTCTCCCTCTCGAAATTCAACAAGAACCCATCTTCAGATCCGTGGCAGAAGCTCAATCACCTTGCTTCTGCTTCTTTAATCAGAGCACGACACCTCAAGAATCCCCAAAAAAGTTCCCTTGTCTACAAAACCCCCCTTTTCCCTCACGGCTATGGAGGATACTCCATTTCCCTCAGCTTCGGTACTCCACCTCAGACCGTCTCTTTCCTCATGGACACAGGTAGTGATCTGGTCTGGTTCCCCTGTACCCACCATTATACATGCAGCAATTGTTCTTTCCCCAATCAAGATCCCTCAAGCATCTCaaatttcatccccaaattGTCATCTTCCTCCAAGATTATAGGCTGCCAGAACCCAAAATGTGGTTGGCTTCATAATTCCGACGTTAAATCGAGATGCAGTGGTTGCGAACCCAATTCGAGAAATTGCTCGCAGATGTGCCCCAATTACATAATCATCTACGGATCTGGATCCACGGCAGGTATTCTGCTCTCAGAAACGCTCGACTTTCccgagaaaaaaaaacctaatttcgTCGTCGGTTGCTCTATTTTCTCGGCAAGAGAACCCTCAGGAATCGCTGGGTTCGGGCGAGGCCCATCGTCGCTACCGTCGCAGCTCCGCCTGAAAACATTCTCTTACTGTCTCCTCTCTCACAGCCTAGACGACACCAAGGAGAGTAGCTTACTTGTCTTGAACGGAGACGACAAGACCACCGGCATCAGCTACACACCGTTCGTGAAAAACCCAACCACCGGGAATCCTGCATTCTCCGTCTACTACTACGTCGGACTGAAAAAAATCACCGTCGGAGGGAAAACGGTGAAAATTCCTTACAATTATCTATCACTGGGATCTGAAGGCAATGGCGGAACGATCATAGATTCAGGGTCGACGTTTACGTTCATGGAGAAGCAAGTGTTCGACTTGGTAGCACGAGAGTTCGAAACCCAAGTGAAGACTTACAAGAGAGCTCTCCACATTGAAGCGCTCAGTGGTTTACGCCCCTGTTTCGGTGTATCGGCCGAAAAGAATGTGTCGTTACCGGAACTGGTCTTCCACTTCAAGGGAGGAGCCAAGATGGCTTTGCCGTTAGCGAATTATTACTCGTTTGTTGGGAACACAGGTGTGGTGTGCATGACGGTGGTGACGGAAGGTCTCGTCGGTACCGAAATATCGGTTGGGCCTTCGATTATATTGGGGAACTATCAGCAGCAGAATTTCCATGTGGAATATGATTTGGAGAACCAGAGGTTAGGGTTTCGGCAGCAGAGTTGCGGCAAGTCACACGGACGGTAA
- the LOC122662377 gene encoding probable aspartyl protease At4g16563 isoform X2 produces MNSYLSRFLCLSSLLFLFPSISSLADNKSIAVTLSLSKFNKNPSSDPWQKLNHLASASLIRARHLKNPQKSSLVYKTPLFPHGYGGYSISLSFGTPPQTVSFLMDTGSDLVWFPCTHHYTCSNCSFPNQDPSSISNFIPKLSSSSKIIGCQNPKCGWLHNSDVKSRCSGCEPNSRNCSQMCPNYIIIYGSGSTAGILLSETLDFPEKKKPNFVVGCSIFSAREPSGIAGFGRGPSSLPSQLRLKTFSYCLLSHSLDDTKESSLLVLNGDDKTTGISYTPFVKNPTTGNPAFSVYYYVGLKKITVGGKTVKIPYNYLSLGSEGNGGTIIDSGSTFTFMEKQVFDLVAREFETQVKTYKRALHIEALSGLRPCFGVSAEKNVSLPELVFHFKGGAKMALPLANYYSFVGNTGVVCMTVVTEGLVGTEISVGPSIILGNYQQQNFHVEYDLENQRLGFRQQSCGK; encoded by the exons ATGAATTCTTATCTTTCTAGGTTCCTCTGTCTTTCCTCTCTGctcttccttttcccttccATTTCATCGTTAGCAGATAACAAATCCATCGCTGTTACACTCTCCCTCTCGAAATTCAACAAGAACCCATCTTCAGATCCGTGGCAGAAGCTCAATCACCTTGCTTCTGCTTCTTTAATCAGAGCACGACACCTCAAGAATCCCCAAAAAAGTTCCCTTGTCTACAAAACCCCCCTTTTCCCTCACGGCTATGGAGGATACTCCATTTCCCTCAGCTTCGGTACTCCACCTCAGACCGTCTCTTTCCTCATGGACACAGGTAGTGATCTGGTCTGGTTCCCCTGTACCCACCATTATACATGCAGCAATTGTTCTTTCCCCAATCAAGATCCCTCAAGCATCTCaaatttcatccccaaattGTCATCTTCCTCCAAGATTATAGGCTGCCAGAACCCAAAATGTGGTTGGCTTCATAATTCCGACGTTAAATCGAGATGCAGTGGTTGCGAACCCAATTCGAGAAATTGCTCGCAGATGTGCCCCAATTACATAATCATCTACGGATCTGGATCCACGGCAGGTATTCTGCTCTCAGAAACGCTCGACTTTCccgagaaaaaaaaacctaatttcgTCGTCGGTTGCTCTATTTTCTCGGCAAGAGAACCCTCAGGAATCGCTGGGTTCGGGCGAGGCCCATCGTCGCTACCGTCGCAGCTCCGCCTGAAAACATTCTCTTACTGTCTCCTCTCTCACAGCCTAGACGACACCAAGGAGAGTAGCTTACTTGTCTTGAACGGAGACGACAAGACCACCGGCATCAGCTACACACCGTTCGTGAAAAACCCAACCACCGGGAATCCTGCATTCTCCGTCTACTACTACGTCGGACTGAAAAAAATCACCGTCGGAGGGAAAACGGTGAAAATTCCTTACAATTATCTATCACTGGGATCTGAAGGCAATGGCGGAACGATCATAGATTCAGGGTCGACGTTTACGTTCATGGAGAAGCAAGTGTTCGACTTGGTAGCACGAGAGTTCGAAACCCAAGTGAAGACTTACAAGAGAGCTCTCCACATTGAAGCGCTCAGTGGTTTACGCCCCTGTTTCGGTGTATCGGCCGAAAAGAATGTGTCGTTACCGGAACTGGTCTTCCACTTCAAGGGAGGAGCCAAGATGGCTTTGCCGTTAGCGAATTATTACTCGTTTGTTGGGAACACAGGTGTGGTGTGCATGACGGTGGTGACGGAAGGTCTCGTCGGTACCGAAATATCGGTTGGGCCTTCGATTATATTGGGGAACTATCAGCAGCAGAATTTCCATGTGGAATATGATTTGGAGAACCAGAGGTTAGGGTTTCGGCAGCAGAGTTGCGGCAA GTga